The genome window GGACGTTGGGTCATACCTACAATGATGAAAGCAATAATGTCGTGGCAGCACGTTGGATGTTGGTTCTGTATTGGGTTGGTTGCGGCGGTGTTTTTCAACCCGCTGGTATTGCGCCCGACGCAAGCGGCGCTCAATCAATCAACCGTTAGGCAAGTCGAACGCGCCAAACAGGCATACGGTCAATTGCCGATGACCTTTGAACGTAACGAAGGCCAGAGTGACAAGACGGTGAAATACCTCGCGCGCGGGCACGGCTATCAGGTTTTCCTGACAGAAGACAAGGCGACGCTCCGGCTGGCACAGGCGAACGGTGACGCCGCCGCCTTGCGGTTCAGCTTTGGCAGCGGCACGGGCACCCCCGTTGGACTCAACGAATTGCCCACCAAGAGCAATTACATCCTTGGCAATGACCCGCAGGCATGGCGCGCCAACATTTCCAACTTCGCGCGGGTCGAATATCGCGCCCTACAGCCGGGCGTGGACTTGGCGTTTTATGGCACCCAACGCGCGCTCGAATATGATTTCATCGTTGCGCCCGGCGCTGACCCCGCCGAACTCACCATCACCATCGAAGGCGCCGACAAACTGGAACTCGCCACCAACGGCGACTTGCTCTTGCGCGTTGGCGATGCCGTCGTCACGCAACGCGCGCCCGTCTCGCGCCAACGCCAGCGCCAAGTCCACAGCCGCTACTTGCTCAAAGGCGGCAATCAAATTGGCTTTGCCGTCGAAGGCTATGACCGCGCGCAATCGCTGGTGATTGATCCGGTGATTGATTATTCGACCTTTCTCGGTGGCATCGGCTCCGACGAAGGCTTTGCCATCGCTGTGGACAATGCCGGTAACGCCTACCTCACCGGCACAACCTATTCGAATAACTTCAACACCTTCGCGCCGCTGCAAACGCTGAATCGCGGCGGCAAGTACGACGCCTTTGTCACCAAGCTCAACGCGGCGGGCAATGCCATCGTCTATTCAACCTACCTCGGCGGTTCCGCCGAAGACAGCGGGCAGGGCATCGCGGTGGATTCGCTCGGCAACGCCTACATCGCTGGCATCACCAATTCGCCCGATTTCACCACGCGCAATGCCTTTCAACCCGCGCTCAACGGCCAGGCCAACGATGCCTTCATCACCAAACTCAACAGTGATGGGACAGCGATCATCTATTCGTCGTATCTGGGCGGCAGCAACATTGATCAGGCCTTCGCCATCGCGCTGGACGCGGGCAACAATGCCTATCTCGCAGGCTCGACAGCCTCCACCGATTTCAACACGCGCAGCCCGCTGCAACCCGCCAATCGTGGCGGCGCGGATGCCTTCATCGCCAAGGTCAACGCCAGCGGTAGCGCGTTGGTCTATTCGACTTATCTGGGTGGCAGTGGGCTGGATGAAGCGCGCGGCGTCGCAGTGGATGCCGCCGGCAATGCCTATCTCACCGGCTCGACAGCCTCCAACGATTTCAACGTGCTGAATGCGATTCAAGCCAACAATCGCGGCCAGCAGGACGCCTTTGTCGCCAAGCTCAACGTCAACGGCTCTGCGCTGATCTATTCCACCTATTTGGGCGGGGCCGAACTGGATGCCGCTTATGACGTAGCGGTGGATGTCAACGGCAATGCTTATGTCACCGGCAACACTTTCTCGACGGACTTCCGCACGGTTGATCCGTTCCAAGCCAACAATCGCGGCAGCAGCGATGCCTTCATCAGCAAGTTCAATGACAACGGTTCGGTGCTGCTGTTCTCGACTTATCTGGGCGGCACCCAAGGCGATTTCGGACGCGCCATCGGGTTGGGCGTGAACAACGAAATCCTGGTCGCGGGCCGCACCTCTTCGACCGATTTCAACAACGTCAATGCCGTGCAAGACAGCAATCGCGGCAACCTCGACGCCTTTGTCAGCAAGTTCAACGCGCAAGGCTCGGCGCTGCTCTATTCGACCTATCTCGGCGGCGCACAGGATGATTTTGCGTTTGGCCTGGCCGTGGATAACGCGGGCAACGCATACATCACGGGCGATACGCGCTCGACCGATTTCAACACGCGCAACCCGGTGCAAGCAGCCAATCGCGGCGGCCTCGATGCCTTTGTCTCAAAGCTCAATGCCAGCGGCACCGACTTGGCGTATTCCACTTATCTCGGTGGTTCGGGCGAAGACCTGGGCTTGAGCGTAGCCATTGATACGGCGGGGAACGCCTATGTCACGGGCTATACCAGCTCAAACGATTACATCACGCGCAATCCCTTGCAGGCGACCAGTCGCGGCGGTCTCGAAGTTTTCGTCACCAAGATTCTGGCCGACAGCAACGACATCGCGTTCAATACCTACTTTGGCGGCAACGGTTCCGACACCGGCAACGCCATCGCGGTGGATGGCGGCGGCAATGCCTATATCACGGGCGCGACGACCTCGACGAATCTGCCGACACGCAATCCGTGGCAACCCGCATTTGGTGGAGGCGGCCTTGACGCTTTCGTCGCCAAGTTCAACGCCTCCGGCTCCAATCTGATTTATTCAACCTATCTGGGCGGCAGCTTTGGCGATCAGGCGCGCGGCATCGCGGTGGATGCGGCGGGCAATGCCTACATCACGGGCAGCACGTTCTCTGACAACTTCCCCACGCAAGGCCCGCTGCAAGCCACACATCGTGGGTTGGGCGATGCCTTCATCACCAAGCTCAACGCCGCCGGTTCGGCCTTGCTGTATTCGACCTATCTCGGCGGCGCCGCCACCGACGAAGCCAATGCCATCGCCATTGACGCCACGGGCGCGGCCTACATCGCAGGCGATACTTTCTCCAGCGACTTCAACACGCGCAATGCGCTGCAAGCCAGCACGCGCGGCCAGCAGGATGCTTTCATCGCCAAACTCACACCCGACGGCGCGCAACTGGCGTATTCGACCTATCTGGGCGGACGCCGCAACGACCTCGCCAACGGCATTGCGGTGGATGCGGGCGGCAATGCTTACATCACTGGCTCGACCACCTCGCCCGATTTCAATACCGCCAATCCGCTCCAGAACGCCTATGGCGGCGGCGATTTTGATGCTTTCGTTGCCAAGCTGAACGCGCAAGGTTCGGCGCTCGCCTATTCGACGTATCTGGGCGGCGCGCTCAGCGACAACGGCAATGCCATCGCCGTGGATGCGAGCGGCAATGCCTACATCACGGGGGTGACGAGTTCCACCAACTTCCCGCGCGCGAATTCGCTGCAAGCCGACAATCGCGGCGGCAACGATGCCTTTATCACCAAGCTCAACGCCGCAGGTACCGCGCTGCTCTATTCGACCTATCTCGGCGGCCTCAACGATGATCGCGGCGCGGGGATTACCGTAGACAGCGTCGGCACGGCATACATCACCGGCGCGACGGCCTCGCCCAACTTCAACATTCAAGTACCGCTGTTCGCCTACGGCGGCGGTACCGATGTTTTCGTCGCGAAAATTCTTTCCGAACCGACCATCTCCTTTGCGCCGCCATCGTTGGAATTGCAGCCCGGCGGAATGGGCACGTTGACGATCAATCTCAGCGCGCCGCAAAACAGCCCGACGTTTCTGACGCTCAGTTCGTCGAATGTCACCGTCGCCACCGCGACCGCGACCGTCACGATTGCGGCCAACTCACTGGCGGTCGCCGTTCCCGTCACGGCGGTTGCGACAGGCACAACCATCCTCACCGCCGCCTTGCCGCAACAACTCGGCGGCGCGACGGCCACGGCCAGCATCACCGTCGCCACCGCGCCTGCGCCCGGTTTTGAAGGCGATGTCGCCCCGCGCCCCAACGGCAACAACGGTCAACTCACCGTCGCCGATTGGGTGCAAACGGGCCGCTTCGCCGCAGGCTTCGACACGCCCGCGCTCGGCAGCGAATTCCAACGCGCCGATTGCGCGCCCCGCGATACGCGCGGCAATGGCGCAATGACCATTTCGGATTGGGTGCAGGCGGGACGCTACGCTGCCGGCCTTGATCCGGTTGTGGCGGCTGGCGGGCCAACTGCGCCAAACGCACAATTGCTCCGGTACGGAACGGGGAGCGTGAGCGACCTGAGCATTGGCCTTCGAGACGCTGAAGGGAAGCCAAGCCGCCTGAGCAGCGAGGCTCAGATCGCTCACGCTCCCCGTTCCGTACCCCTCCAGCAAGCTCGCGCCATTCGCGTCGCCAGCGCCAATCTCATTCGCGGCCAGAACGGCACGGTGACCATCGAACTGGACGCCCAAGGCAATGAGAATGGCCTTGGCTTCAGCCTCAACTTCGATCCGGCGCAACTCATGTATGTTTCGGCCACCAATGGCCCGGATGCAGTTGGTGCCAGCATCAATATCAATTCCGCCCAGGCGGCTACCGGCCGTATAGGCTTTGCACTCGCACTGCCTGCGGGCCAAGCGTTGACCGCAGGCACGCGCCGCCTCTTCACGATTACCTTCACAGCGTCGAATAGCGCGGCTAGTAATAGCGCCCAAATCGGTTTTGCCGATCAGCCGGTTACCCGTGAAGTGGTCAACCCCAACGCCGAAACCCTGACGGCCACCTTCACGCCCGGCACGGTCAATTTGGCGCGCGCACTCGCCAATGTTTCCGCCGCCAGCTTCATCGCTACCGAGTTGGCTGCCGAAAGCATCGTCGCTTCCTTCGGCACCAACTTGGCGACAGGGATTGAAGCCGCCACCACCTTGCCATTGCCGACGACCTTGCGCGGCACGACTGTGCGCGTGCGCGACAGCGCGGGCGTCGAGCGCCTCGCCCCGCTCTTTTTCGTCGCGCCCGACCAGATCAACTACCTGTTGCCCGCCGGCTTGGCTTCCGGCGCGGCAACGGTGACCGTCACCAGTGGCGACAACAATCTTTCGCTCGCCACCATCAATATCGCCGCCGTCGCACCGGGTCTGTTCACGGCCAATGCCAACGGTCAGGGCGTCCCCGCCGGCTTTGCCATTCGCCAGCGCGCCGATGGTTCGCAAAGCCTGGTCAATATCGCCGTGTCCAACAACGCGGGGCAACAAGTGCCGCTGCCGCTTGATCTCGGCCCCGATTCGGATCAGTTGTTTCTGGTGCTCTTTGGCACCGGCATGCGCGGACGCACGGCGACATCCGCCGTCACCGCAACCATTGGTGGCGTCTCTGCCGAAGTTCTATTCGCAGGTGCCCAAGGCGATCTGGCCGGGCTGGATCAAATCAATCTGCGGATTCCGCGCGCATTGGCCGGACGTGGAGAAATAGACGTGCAGTTACGCGTGGACGGCAAACTGGCGAATGCCGTGCGCATTGCGATCAAGTGAGCCACTTGGGAGCACTACCTGGGAGCGCGGGCATCCCTGCCCGCAATTAAAAGAAGCCGCGCAGCCTCCTTCTCTCCTCATCGCATTTCGCGAAGATGGAATAAGGAAGCTGCGCGGCTTTTCTTATAGCAGGCAGGGATGCCCGCGCTCCCAGGTTATTTCTGCCCGCTCGACAGGCGTTTGTAATACTCGCCTACCAGCTTGCGATACCGCTCTGGCGCTTCGCCTTCGTCGGCGAGACGCAGGTTGTTGCGGCCCAGCTTGGCTTGCAGGCGTTTGCTCAGTTCGGATTCGATGTTGCGCAGCGGATCAACGACCTGAGTCTTGAGCAACCCGGCGGTCATCTCGTCGTCGCGCAGCAGCGCTTCGTTTGCCTGTTTCAAACCATCAATCGCCTGATCGAGGCCGCGCGCCAGATCGCGGTCTTTGCCGACGCTGTTGCGCAGCGCTTCGGCATCGCGCATGTATTCGCGCAGTTCCGAAGCCAGTTGGCGCGTATCTTCACCGCGTTGACCGCTACGCGGTGGGCCGCCACCGCCAGGGTTCATGGGGTTTTGCTGATTCGGATTGCCAGCTTGCCGATTGCCGCTATTGGGGCCGCCTTGCGAGCCTTGTTGCCCCTGCTGCCCCTGTTGCCCGCGCTGGCTCCCCTGTCCTTGTTGCCCTTGTCCTTGTTGTCCTTGCTGTCCTTGCTGTCCCCCTTGGCCTTGTTGGCCTTGCTGACCTTGTTGGCCTTGCTGACCTTGCCCTTGCTGACCTTGCTGACCTTGCTGTCCTTGTTGACCCTGCTGACCTTGTTGGCCCTGCTGACCTTGCTGGCGTCCGGTTTGGCCTTGTTGATTGCGAGCGATTTGCTGACCTTGCTGGCCTTGACCTTGTTGTTGACCAGGGCGTTGGCCTTGCTGGCCGCGCTGTTGGGCGTTTTGCTGGCCTTGTTGCTGGCCTTGCTTATTGCCTTGTTGCCCTTGCTGGCGACCTTGCTGGTTGCCTTGTTGGCCCTGTTGCTGCCCTTGTTGTTGGCCCGACTGGTTACCTGGCTGCCCTTGTTGCTGCCCTTGTTGCTGCCCTTGTTGTTGTCCTTGCTGGTTGCCCTGTTGCCCTTGTTGTTGGCCTTGTTGATTGCCTTGCTGGCCTTGTTGTTGGCCCTGCTGATTGCGGGCCTGCTGGTTGCGGTTGCCCGCGCGGTCGGCCAGTTTGCGGCTCAGTGAGCCGACGTTATCGGCCAGTTTGCGGGTATTTTCAAGAGCGTCTTCGGTCTTATCGCCGCCGCCGCGCTTGCCCGCGTTCTTTTCGGCGTCGGTCAGGTTCTGGGCGAGTTCGTCCAGATTCTGCTGGATGATCTTGTCGCCATTGCTGGCGGCGTCAATGAAGTTGTTGTCGAGCAGTTGCTTGGTTGCGCGAATGCGATCCTGCACGCGGTTGTCGCGCAAGCCTCTGGATGCCTGGCGCAATTTGTCGGCTGCGGCTTGTTGTTCCTGGCCCAGTCCGCGTGCGGATTGGTCAATGTCTTTTTCGAGGTTGTTGATCTCGTTAGCGAGCGCTTCTTTGCGTTCGCCAACGCGCTGTTTGGATTCGCCGGAAGCCGGTTGGCCGCTGCGATTGCGTTGGGCCATCTCGGCGGTGTCTTGGGCGATTTCCTGCTGGCGCGCGGCGGCATTAGCGGCGCGTTGCTGCAAATCTTTGAGCGACTTGCCGCCTTGCGAGCCTTTCAGTTTGTCGAGTTGACGTTTGGCCTCTTCGATCTTTTCGAGCGCGCGCATGCCCTGGGCGACCGATTCCATCGGGTTGCCGGTGTTGGCTTGCGCTTTCTGCATCTCGTCAGCAGCCTGATTGAGCTTTTGGCTCAACTGCTGCAACTCGGGCTGACGGCGTTCGCGCGAGAGCTTTTCGAGTTCGCGCGCCAGTTTGCGCGCTTCGTCAATCATCTCTTGTTGCTGACGACCACCGCCGCCACCGCCGCCTTGCTGTTGATTGCGCGCGCCTTGTTGGGCGCGTTGGCGTTGCTGTTCGAGTTCCTTTTGCTGACGGCGCGCCAGTTCTTCGAGTTTGCGTTTGGTTTCGTCGTCCGCTTGTTGGGCCTGCTGTTGCTGTTCGCGCTTGACCGTCTCGTACTGGTTCTTCATCTTGTCCATCTCAAGCTCGAACAAGTCGGCCAGTTCTTCGGCGCTGCGCTGTTGGCCCTGCCCCTGGCTCTGCTGGCCCTGCGAGATTTGCATCTCGCGGAAGAGCGCGTCCGCGCGCAGCAGTTGTTGCAGCGCTTTTTCTTCGTTGGGCTTGGCCTCTTTGGCCTTGCGATTCTTCAGCTCGGGAATCGCAACTTCCATCTCTTTACCGGCTTGCGCCAGATATTCGACCAGCTTTGAGAACTGCTCGTTCTGGGCCAACTGCGGCCCCATGCGGCGTTTGATACGGTCAATCAGTTGATTGGTGTCGTCGCGCAACTTTTCCTGACCGAGCGAAATGGTGCTGTAGTTATCCGCCTTTTCTTTTTCATCGTAATTCACCTCTTCGCGCATTACGCGGAAGGTCGCGGCCAGCAGTTCTTTTTGGCGTTTGCTCAGCGCGTTTTGATCTTCGCCTTGGCCCTGACCTTGGCCGCCCGCCTGTTGCGACTGTTTGAAGTCTTTCTCGAACGGTTTGATCTCAATGAAATAAATGTCGCTGGTCGTCTCGTTTTTGGCGTCGCGCGCTTTGGCGTAATACGAAATGAAATCGCCCGGTTGCAGGCCGTATTCTTCGAGGAAGAAGGTGTAGGCGCCGGACAGAGACTTGGCGGCGTCACGTTGCAATTTCTGCAAATCCACTTTCTTTTCTGCGCCGCCGTTGACGCTGATGAACATTTCGAGCGAAGTCACGCCGTAATCGTCTTCGGCTTTGGCGAGCGCGATGATCTCTTCGACACTGGTCGCGCGGGCATCGCGGCCCGGTTTCTCAAAGCTGACCGTCGGCGGCTGATCTTCCAGCACGACGATATCGTATTCGTTGGAGCCGTTGTAAACGTCGCCATAGCTGCTGACCAATTCGATGTGATAGCTACTTTCTTTGCTGACCATCACGTTTCCCGCGAACACCGGCGCGCCATCCAGCATGTTTTCCTGCGTCATCTCGATCTTCGCGCCGTCTTTCAAGACGATGCGCGCGGCCTTGGCGTTCAGCGTCAAACGCGCCATAACGCGCACGTTCGTTCCGGCCAGTGCCGCGATGTCACCGGTGTCTTCGATAGTCTTCGACGGCAGGCCCGTGTAGGCAGGGAAGTCGTAGCGCAGGTCAATGCGTTTGACGAAAGGCAGATCGGCGACGGTGAACTTGTATATCTGCGAACGGCAGCCCTGCGCTTCGACGAAGTATTCGGTGTCTGCCTGAATGTTGAAGATGAAATGCTGGAAGTCGGTTTTCTCTTTGGCTGGCTCCATCTGCTGGCCGATCCACTGGTCATCAGCCGCACCCGCTTTGCGCAAGAAAATCGTCGCCTGCTCAGGCGCGAAATTGATCGTGGTCGCGATGATCTTTTGATCGGAACCTTTGGGCACGCGCACCGTGCCGGGCTTGACGGTGATGTTCAACGCATTGGCTGCCGCGGCTTCACTGGTTGGGGTGACCAGTTGCGCGAATCCCTGCTTGATCTCTTTCGGCCCGAACAGCAAGGCGGCGATAAACAACGCCACACTCGCCGCCGCCGCGCCGCTGTATTGCCAGAAACGTTTGCGCGGCACGATGGCGTCAAGATCAACGTCGCTGGCCTTGCGCTCGGCATCGTCCACCAATCGGTCGTAGATCGCGGGCGTGGTCAGCGCTTGTTGTTCAACCGTGCCAAATTCGACCGCACTCACCAATCGGTCATCCATGCCGGGTTGTTTCTCTTCAATCAACCGGGCGAGTTGCGTATCGCTCACTTTGCGCCGCAAGGGCCGCACCAGTGACAGGTAAATGGTTGTCAACACGCCTACCAAGGCTGCGAGCCGCAGCGAAATCAACATGCCGGTGTTGTAGCGGTATTTGTAACCCGCCCAACCCGTCAACAACAGCAACCCTGCCGCGACGGCCAGCGTGATTGCCAGGCCGCGCAACCAAAACAACGTTGTCCGGCGACGGCGCACGGCGTTGATGATCTCTTGCAGTTGATTGCTCATGCTGCCCTTGCTATTGGATAAGTTCATGTTGACCTCTCAGAACTGGTGGACCAGCTTAATTGAACTAGCGTATTGCTACGCGACCATGTTTCTATTCAAGCAACCTTTGCAGTGAAATGAAAAACGGGAACTTGGATCGTACGTGTTTGCGTTGCTTGCTTGGCATTGGTCGTCAGCGTTGCGATTTGGCGTCCGACCTCTGCATTGACAACTTTCTCGCCACATTGCTGGCAAACCCCGGTGGGGACATCTTCAATGACGATCAATTCACCTTTAATCCAAAAGTCATGATTGATTTGTCGCTCTCGCATTTGCTCGCCGCAAACGTGACAATGACCGTAATCATAAACACTCTTATTCATATACTTCCCAAGTCGTAATCAATAGCAGTTTCCCCTGTCGCTTTTATCCGGCAGATAACGGCAAGCTCCCGACCGTCAATTGCTTGGCCGCTAATCTCATAGCGTTCTCCTCGCGGGTCATCGGTGAATACGGCATTGATACGGCCACTCAAAACTGCCATTTCAACGTCGGCAAAATCAAACCCATCGTTCGCCATTTCTTCAAAAAAATGCGGTATGGCAAATTCGTATTCTTGAGCCCGCATTTTCTCGCGAATTAGCCAAAGAAGTTGGGCGTGCTTTGCCATTTCATCCAATCACTCGCGCCGTTTTCGTGCGCCGTGACAACACGGCTTCGGCGACAAACAACAACAGCGCACCGATCAGCAACAGCCACCACACACGCTGCTTTCCTTCAATCTCTTCCTTGCTCAGCTTCTCATTGGCCGCATTGGCCGCTACGTCTTTCACATCCGCGCCCGTAACGGCAGCCACGAATTCATCCAGATTGAGCCGCGTCAAATCGGATTCCTTACTGTCCAAATTGACCGCCGTGAAATCATTGGTTTCGGGATAACGCAGCCGGTAAAAGCCGTTCTCGCTCGCCTGCACCAGCAATTCGCCGCCGGTGGTCAGATTGCGTTCGGTCAACCGCGCGCCGCCGGGCGTGTCTACAGCAGGCGGTGCGCCGTTTTTGGCGGCGTGCGCGGTGAAGGTTTGGCCCAGTGGATACCAGCCGCGCTCTTCGCGTTCGCCCAGATAACGCGCCATCTGGCGCACCAGCGGTAAATAGAGCGGCGAGAGCGGCAAGTCATTCCAGCCGGAGTCAAAGGTCGTGGTCAGCAGCAAGACTTTGCCCGTGCCGTAGCTGCGTTCGATCAGCGCCGGGCTGCCGTCTTCAAACCGCGCCAGCACGGTCGCGGCTTCTTTGGGCGTGGCGCGCCAGTAATTGAACACGCGCGCCGAAGCCAGGCGCCCGCTTTGGCGGAAGACTTCAAAGACCGGATGATCGGTTTTGACATCGCTGAGCGAGACGTATTCGCCGCGCAGATTGATCTGTTGATCGAGCTGCGCGGGCAGCAATGGTTGCAGCGCTGAATTCAACGAGCCCGCTTCGGTATGCGGCCCGGCGGAGATGACGAGACCGCCGCCCGCTTCAACAAATTTGAGCAATGACTGGGCCAGCGCCGCATTGATCGCCGCATCGTTGAGCAGGATCACTTTTGATTCGTTGAGTTCGCCCGGATTGGTCGAGCCAGCGCTTTTGACCGTGAGCGCGAAAGGCAGGTTCTCGCCCGTCGTCAGCGCGTTGCGCAGAAAGAAACTTTCGCTGCGTCCGCGCGAGGCGGTTTCGATGACCAAGGCTTTCAGTTGCTCGGCGCGGCGCAAGGTGAAGAAGAAGCGATTGTCCACCGGGAACGTATCGCCTTCGATTTGGATGACGCCGCGATTGATGCCTTCGTTGAGATTGAAACCGGTGAATTCGACCGTCGCGCTGTCGTGGGCGGCGATCTTTAATTCGCGCTTTTCGACGACGTGCTCATTCAGATTGAGTTCGACACGCACGCTCTCTTTGGCTTCATCGCTGTAATTGGCGACGCGCGCGCTCAGCTTGTCGCTGTACTTGGCCTGATAAATCAGCGGCTGTGCGGCGACATCAGTGACGGCCAGATTTGGCGCATTCTGTTCGCCCACATCAATCGGGACGAGCTTGATGTCTTTGCCGACGCGGAATGCGGCATCGGCTTTGTTGTGTCCATTCGCCTGGAAATCGGAAATCAGCAACACCCGTTTGTTGGCGGTGTTGGCTTCTTTGAACAGCGTCTCGGCCCCGCGCAAGGCTTGGGTGTAATCGGTGCCGCCGAGTCCCGCTTGCGTGGCATCCACCAGCGCATCGAGTTTGGCGGTGTCGTTGGTGAAGCGGCTCAGCACTTCGTAACTGTTGCCGAAGCCGACGAGCGCAAAACGCTCATTGCCGCGCGCTTCATCAATCAACGCTTTGGCGCGCGTCTTGGCCTGCTCGAAATGTTTGCCGTAACGCATGCTAAATGACGTATCGAGCAGGATGACATTGGTGCGCTGCCCGCGTTCGCCTTCCGCCGAGCCAGTGCCGAAGTAGGGACGCATGAAGGCCAGCGCCAGCAGCAAAAACGCCAACGTGCGCAGCAACAGCAACAGCAGGTTATGCAGTGTGCGCCGCCGGATGGTGCGTTGCGGCACTTGGCGCACGAACATCAATGAAGGGAACTCGACTTTTTGCGAGCGAGTGCGGCGCACCAGATGCACGATGATCGGCGCGGCGACGGCGGCGAGTCCGAATAGGAATAATGGGTTAAGCAGAGCCATCTTGTTATTTACATTCGCGCCCGCTTCGCCAAAAACGAAAACAACGCAAAATCGAGCGGCTTATCCGTCGTCAACAATTCATAATCAATCT of Acidobacteriota bacterium contains these proteins:
- a CDS encoding SBBP repeat-containing protein, with product MMKAIMSWQHVGCWFCIGLVAAVFFNPLVLRPTQAALNQSTVRQVERAKQAYGQLPMTFERNEGQSDKTVKYLARGHGYQVFLTEDKATLRLAQANGDAAALRFSFGSGTGTPVGLNELPTKSNYILGNDPQAWRANISNFARVEYRALQPGVDLAFYGTQRALEYDFIVAPGADPAELTITIEGADKLELATNGDLLLRVGDAVVTQRAPVSRQRQRQVHSRYLLKGGNQIGFAVEGYDRAQSLVIDPVIDYSTFLGGIGSDEGFAIAVDNAGNAYLTGTTYSNNFNTFAPLQTLNRGGKYDAFVTKLNAAGNAIVYSTYLGGSAEDSGQGIAVDSLGNAYIAGITNSPDFTTRNAFQPALNGQANDAFITKLNSDGTAIIYSSYLGGSNIDQAFAIALDAGNNAYLAGSTASTDFNTRSPLQPANRGGADAFIAKVNASGSALVYSTYLGGSGLDEARGVAVDAAGNAYLTGSTASNDFNVLNAIQANNRGQQDAFVAKLNVNGSALIYSTYLGGAELDAAYDVAVDVNGNAYVTGNTFSTDFRTVDPFQANNRGSSDAFISKFNDNGSVLLFSTYLGGTQGDFGRAIGLGVNNEILVAGRTSSTDFNNVNAVQDSNRGNLDAFVSKFNAQGSALLYSTYLGGAQDDFAFGLAVDNAGNAYITGDTRSTDFNTRNPVQAANRGGLDAFVSKLNASGTDLAYSTYLGGSGEDLGLSVAIDTAGNAYVTGYTSSNDYITRNPLQATSRGGLEVFVTKILADSNDIAFNTYFGGNGSDTGNAIAVDGGGNAYITGATTSTNLPTRNPWQPAFGGGGLDAFVAKFNASGSNLIYSTYLGGSFGDQARGIAVDAAGNAYITGSTFSDNFPTQGPLQATHRGLGDAFITKLNAAGSALLYSTYLGGAATDEANAIAIDATGAAYIAGDTFSSDFNTRNALQASTRGQQDAFIAKLTPDGAQLAYSTYLGGRRNDLANGIAVDAGGNAYITGSTTSPDFNTANPLQNAYGGGDFDAFVAKLNAQGSALAYSTYLGGALSDNGNAIAVDASGNAYITGVTSSTNFPRANSLQADNRGGNDAFITKLNAAGTALLYSTYLGGLNDDRGAGITVDSVGTAYITGATASPNFNIQVPLFAYGGGTDVFVAKILSEPTISFAPPSLELQPGGMGTLTINLSAPQNSPTFLTLSSSNVTVATATATVTIAANSLAVAVPVTAVATGTTILTAALPQQLGGATATASITVATAPAPGFEGDVAPRPNGNNGQLTVADWVQTGRFAAGFDTPALGSEFQRADCAPRDTRGNGAMTISDWVQAGRYAAGLDPVVAAGGPTAPNAQLLRYGTGSVSDLSIGLRDAEGKPSRLSSEAQIAHAPRSVPLQQARAIRVASANLIRGQNGTVTIELDAQGNENGLGFSLNFDPAQLMYVSATNGPDAVGASININSAQAATGRIGFALALPAGQALTAGTRRLFTITFTASNSAASNSAQIGFADQPVTREVVNPNAETLTATFTPGTVNLARALANVSAASFIATELAAESIVASFGTNLATGIEAATTLPLPTTLRGTTVRVRDSAGVERLAPLFFVAPDQINYLLPAGLASGAATVTVTSGDNNLSLATINIAAVAPGLFTANANGQGVPAGFAIRQRADGSQSLVNIAVSNNAGQQVPLPLDLGPDSDQLFLVLFGTGMRGRTATSAVTATIGGVSAEVLFAGAQGDLAGLDQINLRIPRALAGRGEIDVQLRVDGKLANAVRIAIK
- a CDS encoding type II toxin-antitoxin system MqsA family antitoxin, which gives rise to MNKSVYDYGHCHVCGEQMRERQINHDFWIKGELIVIEDVPTGVCQQCGEKVVNAEVGRQIATLTTNAKQATQTRTIQVPVFHFTAKVA
- a CDS encoding VWA domain-containing protein produces the protein MALLNPLFLFGLAAVAAPIIVHLVRRTRSQKVEFPSLMFVRQVPQRTIRRRTLHNLLLLLLRTLAFLLLALAFMRPYFGTGSAEGERGQRTNVILLDTSFSMRYGKHFEQAKTRAKALIDEARGNERFALVGFGNSYEVLSRFTNDTAKLDALVDATQAGLGGTDYTQALRGAETLFKEANTANKRVLLISDFQANGHNKADAAFRVGKDIKLVPIDVGEQNAPNLAVTDVAAQPLIYQAKYSDKLSARVANYSDEAKESVRVELNLNEHVVEKRELKIAAHDSATVEFTGFNLNEGINRGVIQIEGDTFPVDNRFFFTLRRAEQLKALVIETASRGRSESFFLRNALTTGENLPFALTVKSAGSTNPGELNESKVILLNDAAINAALAQSLLKFVEAGGGLVISAGPHTEAGSLNSALQPLLPAQLDQQINLRGEYVSLSDVKTDHPVFEVFRQSGRLASARVFNYWRATPKEAATVLARFEDGSPALIERSYGTGKVLLLTTTFDSGWNDLPLSPLYLPLVRQMARYLGEREERGWYPLGQTFTAHAAKNGAPPAVDTPGGARLTERNLTTGGELLVQASENGFYRLRYPETNDFTAVNLDSKESDLTRLNLDEFVAAVTGADVKDVAANAANEKLSKEEIEGKQRVWWLLLIGALLLFVAEAVLSRRTKTARVIG
- a CDS encoding DUF4258 domain-containing protein, giving the protein MDEMAKHAQLLWLIREKMRAQEYEFAIPHFFEEMANDGFDFADVEMAVLSGRINAVFTDDPRGERYEISGQAIDGRELAVICRIKATGETAIDYDLGSI